The Suricata suricatta isolate VVHF042 chromosome 13, meerkat_22Aug2017_6uvM2_HiC, whole genome shotgun sequence nucleotide sequence GACATGAGGGGCTGGGCCGGGCTCCAGGTGCGCTGGGCGGGTCTGGGTGGGCAGGCAAAGCTCGGGAGTGGGCCCTAGGTGGACTACGCAGGCCCTGAGAGGGCTGCGTGGGGCTCCGGGTGGGCCTTGGGCGGACTGGTTGGTGTCTGAGTAGGTTGCGCACAGCTCGGGGATGGGCCCTACGTGACTGGGCGGAGCACGGGGGAAGACCCAATGTATGTGGNNNNNNNNNNNNNNNNNNNNNNNNNNNNNNNNNNNNNNNNNNNNNNNNNNNNNNNNNNNNNNNNNNNNNNNNNNNNNNNNNNNNNNNNNNNNNNNNNNNNGGGAGCGCGGTGCCAGCGCGGGTGCCCCGGAGCCCGCGGGCCTGGAGTCCAGCAGGCGGCGCAGCTGGCGGCCCAGTCCGTCGGCTGCGGGCTCCGGGGCTTGCCCAGCCGGGGGCCGAGAGTCGATGACCAGGTCGGTGATGAGCTCGTCCAGTTGCTCGAGGCTGCGCTGGCGACCACCAGTGGGCCCGTCGGGGGCGGCAGGCAGAGACGGCCGGGGTCGCCCTCCCGGCAGCTCCCAGGCCCTGGCCGGCAGGCGCTCCCCAGCTCGCAGGTCGTTGTCGGTGATGGTGATCTCAGGCGTGACATACCAGTTGCGGCCCAGGCCCTCGCCCACGCGGCCCTTTTCCGACAGCGACGTCTCGGACAGGGACAGCGCCGCATAGCGTCTGGGCGAGGTGGAGAGGTTCACAACGACTGGCGGACGCCGGCCTTCCGGGGATGCACCCCGCGGCTCCCGCGCATCTCGCCCCAGCAGGTTCTCGTAGCTGCGGCCGCGGCCCAGGGGGTCCTCCCTGCGCGGCCCTGGCGCCAGGATGTTGTCCCAGGAGCGGGAGTAGTGGCGGCTGTCAGTGGCCAACCGGGGCGGGCTGGTTCCCGTGCCGCCGTGCCAAGAGGCGAGCAATGGGCCAGGATCGGGAGGAGGCGCCACCTGCAGGGTGCGGTAAGGCCGCAGGTCCCAGTCACCCCAGGCGGAGCTGCCGCGTGGGTGTGGGTAAGTCCGAGCTAGGGCTTCGCGATCCCGGTACCGCCCAAAGTCCTCTGTGTAAAAGGGGCGGAGAGCAGGGTGGGACCTGGGCTCCTCGGGGACATAGCGGGGGCCACAGGGCGGGCCATAGGCTCGAGGGGCCTCCCCATAGTAGGAACGGGAGGGCGGCTCCTGGACTGGGAAAGTGCGCGCTTCGCCTGCATAGTAGCCGCCGCTGCGTCTTGGACTGGGCACAGGGGCCTCCTCTGACGGGAAAGGCCTGGTGTAGTAGCTGTCGAAGGGTGGCCCGGGGCTCGCTGAAAAGCCACCTGGGTGACCCTCAGCCTCCTCGGTGTAGAAGAATTGGGTGGGACCGGGCGGCGTGGTGAAGGGCAGACTTCGTCGCTCCGTATAGTCCCGGGGCCCAGGCAGAGGACCGTCGCAGTACAGCGCTCGGGGATCCGCGCAGAACGTGTCGCTCGGGGTGGGGGTGCGCGAGAGCGCCACGTGACGAGGGCCGGGCACTGTGAGGCCGTGGAGCTGCGGGGCGGGGCGTGCCCAGGGCATGGTCTCCGCAGGCCCGTAGGACCGCGAGCCCCGGGCGGTGTGCTGCAGCACCGCGTCGTCGGGCTTGATGTCCAGGCGGCAGCGGACGTGGGGTGCGGGCCCGGCGGGCGGCTCCGGNNNNNNNNNNNNNNNNNNNNNNNNNNNNNNNNNNNNNNNNNNNNNNNNNNNNNNNNNNNNNNNNNNNNNNNNNNNNNNNNNNNNNNNNNNNNNNNNNNNNACGGGGCGCTCACATGGCGGGCGCCGCGCCGCGGGCCCGGGGGCCGCCACCTTGATGTCCTGGTACACGGTCGACACCAATAGGTCCGGCGGGTCCGTGCGGGTCATTTTAAAAGAGGTCCCCAGGCTGGCGGTCGCAGGTCACTCTGCTTTTCGGGGCTTTTGCCCTGGTGGGATATGTGGGTCAGGGTGACCCCATTGCAACCCGGAGTTGGCTACACCCCTACGCTGGCCTGACTTACCTGGGACCCAGTGGGCGGAACACTCCTGGCTGCCCGTCGTGGCCGAGGCCCCAGGCACTTGCTCCATGCTGGCGTCAGAAGCACCTGTGGGAGGAACCCAGCCGTCCAGCTACTCAGGGTCggtcccctgccccaggccacccTTTCTGGGCCACTTTCTGCTGGGATGTCGCCAATCAGGCAGAAAGGCAGTGGCCATCGTTGTGGTCCCCGAGCTCCTGCTCCCAGGCCCGTGTCCCTGGgactccccctcccctcactACTATCAGCAGGTCTGGGTAGAACCCATTTCCTGGGGCAGGAAGAGTGGGAGTGTGTTCCCAGCGGAATGACTGTATGCTCATGTGAAGCCTTATTTACAGGTCTCTTTATAGGTGTTTGCTTCACAAAACTCCTGGGTGACAGAAGCCCCCTCCCCGTGCCCAGTGCAGAGCAAGCCCTCTGACGGTGTGGTCTCGCATGACCCCTGGGCCCTGACAAAGTCACTGAGCCTCCCTAGCCACCTGCTGACCAGCTGGGACatggagcccctcccccagtaCTGCAATGGTGGCTGCATTGGGAACAGTGCCCTGAACCGAGCCCCAGTCCCGAGGCCCCGGTGGACACGGCAATGGCCCCATTAGGTCCAAGGCACTGCCCCTACGCTGATGGACTGACCTGCCCCACCCCTGACCTCCCGTGTGGCCCAGGCCAAATACTGCACAAACAGCGTACATTGGCCCTAAAACCCTGCTTCCCTGGCAGAAACCTCCTGTTATCCCCGATACCTTGGGGTGGTTGGAAGCCATCCAGCTTGTTGGGGTTGTCATGACAAGGCCCAGAGAGCAGCACCCCCCAGCTTTGCGGCCGGTGCCCTGCAGCTCAGACGCCAGGCGCAGGGCCACGTGCGGCTGGGAGGCCCCCCCCCGCTCTGGGCAGCCCCTCTTCCCCTGAGCAGTGGGGCCAGGAggccacaagcaggggaggcagggtGGTGGGCGGTAGAGCCCCGCCCTCACTGCTTCTCCTCGGGAGAGAGCCCTCTCCACAGCAGCTTGGGAAGGCTCCATGGCAACCTGAGGTTCCACAGCCCCCGCAGTGGGGGCTGGGCCGGGGTCCACCCCTCCGCACTGGGCTAATGCTGAGACTTGGGCCAGCCGCCCCCCTGTGGTACCCAGGGTCTGGACAGGTTGTGTTGGGTCTCAGACGGTGCTGACAGGGCCCCCGCCTCACAAACTGGGGAAGCgggaagcatgctccaggctgagctgggggAAGCCtcggtggcggtggcggtggcagTGGCGGGGGGGCCCTCACCTGGCCGGGTTAATGGTCAGGCGGACTTTCTGTG carries:
- the AJM1 gene encoding apical junction component 1 homolog — translated: MTRTDPPDLLVSTVYQDIKVAAPGPAARRPPCERPPPAGPAPHVRCRLDIKPDDAVLQHTARGSRSYGPAETMPWARPAPQLHGLTVPGPRHVALSRTPTPSDTFCADPRALYCDGPLPGPRDYTERRSLPFTTPPGPTQFFYTEEAEGHPGGFSASPGPPFDSYYTRPFPSEEAPVPSPRRSGGYYAGEARTFPVQEPPSRSYYGEAPRAYGPPCGPRYVPEEPRSHPALRPFYTEDFGRYRDREALARTYPHPRGSSAWGDWDLRPYRTLQVAPPPDPGPLLASWHGGTGTSPPRLATDSRHYSRSWDNILAPGPRREDPLGRGRSYENLLGRDAREPRGASPEGRRPPVVVNLSTSPRRYAALSLSETSLSEKGRVGEGLGRNWYVTPEITITDNDLRAGERLPARAWELPGGRPRPSLPAAPDGPTGGRQRSLEQLDELITDLVIDSRPPAGQAPEPAADGLGRQLRRLLDSRPAGSGAPALAPPLGPPQRSVLSRLVLPAGRRVGPEDRLTLPSRGGVTTADPTAKIRVFVSRDDKAGGGPS